The following proteins are co-located in the Paenibacillus sp. JNUCC32 genome:
- a CDS encoding UvrD-helicase domain-containing protein produces MFIPTTLKDTPGLDAELSVWNAITYAFDQQTTLAIHQFPMFFSNGTGRQEIDILIINELLGVCVIEVKGLKIDQITSIQGHHWSYTNFYEAQGNPYKQAENQMLMLCNHLEKNPLLYRRLSKRIFVALPYISENQWQERGFHRQINTPLPLFKEDLTDLNHLVRKLQNFALSEAKGKLTMPELMMISEELGIQTTKVQQVVLGSRLPFSNLYIVQTSQDFERYKNDISNALSNGTKVYLLTYTKLELSDITDYKIHKKEFQLNVYESESSTKSPILSNRFVDGEHVTKDLLEQLAKHFPSFNGGQYKAIHQPIDANQIITAGAGTGKTHVMIDRILFLLINGGIPLKLVTMITFTNASTNEMKKRLENKFITLYNLTGQMRFLQFAEDVKDMQISTIHSFARSILKQLAHEIGYGQNVQLGSYKYEKKRIINELMDEFFSTRPIEDFLKIKVMDYEFIDLVYDMWEEMEKKGLTADEIKKINWGDASNEESTLIQEVLIFIFNNCETRLDGLKRADNKITMGDLIRKLKLLTNSGDRMKQLSKDHFIFVDEFQDSDSVQIELLASLQTYLQYRLFVVGDVKQAIYRFRGADYKSFQELQNATAGAAYEKTELQLNYRSSASLLDKMHQLFERWHKEGWLTYEKTDRLQSNKPAQFPNNDWHVSIDYKNDFEKALATLPDKKDKIAFIVRTNRQAKKIKEYCVSKNIPTSENLDGTFFTSPSVLHLKTLIDGLLYSHEPKFLLNALQTPYFGYVVPQHVLIPFGGHKERITSFIHERTKNELKQYVRLLRTLSPMTVIQKIIYDKKLFARLPLYLEQQSLHINKETAPSKEEIELAVLRYIKNLQHLMVLIERNFSSQHVTLQILRDWLGLQIKTNRTENEPLLEQDKAQVEITTVHRSKGLEYHTVFLPITDTPFNVVEQKYFLEEASEQTQKRANRRFGWKITWDKKQPDKPHINSHFEDLKEYEDKEQLKEETRLLYVALTRAMQRVYITMPSRKKFSNESWAYILKSGGLEAFQ; encoded by the coding sequence ATGTTTATTCCGACTACTCTCAAGGATACACCTGGTTTAGATGCAGAGCTCTCTGTGTGGAATGCAATTACTTATGCTTTTGATCAGCAAACGACCTTGGCTATTCATCAGTTTCCAATGTTCTTTTCAAACGGAACTGGGCGGCAAGAGATTGATATCTTAATTATCAACGAGCTCTTAGGCGTTTGTGTTATAGAAGTTAAAGGACTCAAGATTGACCAGATTACGTCGATTCAAGGGCATCATTGGTCGTATACCAACTTTTATGAGGCACAAGGCAACCCCTATAAACAAGCAGAGAATCAGATGCTAATGTTATGTAATCATTTAGAGAAGAATCCACTTCTCTATCGCCGTTTAAGTAAGCGTATATTTGTTGCCCTTCCTTATATATCCGAAAATCAGTGGCAGGAACGGGGATTCCATAGGCAAATCAATACACCTCTTCCTCTATTTAAAGAGGATTTGACAGATTTGAACCATTTAGTGCGGAAGCTCCAAAACTTTGCCTTGTCAGAGGCTAAAGGGAAACTAACAATGCCTGAACTGATGATGATCTCGGAAGAACTAGGTATTCAAACAACGAAGGTACAACAAGTTGTGCTGGGGTCACGTTTGCCTTTCTCTAATCTATATATTGTGCAGACGAGTCAGGATTTTGAACGTTACAAGAATGATATTTCAAATGCCTTAAGTAACGGCACAAAAGTATATTTATTAACCTACACTAAATTAGAGTTGTCTGATATAACTGACTATAAAATACATAAAAAAGAGTTTCAGTTAAATGTATATGAATCGGAGAGTTCAACTAAGAGTCCGATCCTTTCAAACCGTTTTGTTGACGGTGAACATGTTACAAAGGACCTTCTCGAACAGCTGGCAAAACATTTCCCCAGCTTCAATGGTGGACAGTACAAAGCAATTCATCAGCCCATTGATGCAAACCAAATCATTACAGCCGGAGCAGGCACAGGAAAAACACATGTAATGATTGACCGTATTTTATTTTTATTGATTAATGGTGGTATTCCATTAAAGCTTGTTACGATGATTACTTTTACCAATGCCTCAACAAATGAAATGAAAAAGCGTTTAGAGAATAAATTTATTACTCTATACAACCTGACCGGGCAAATGCGTTTCTTGCAGTTTGCTGAGGATGTAAAGGATATGCAAATCAGTACTATTCACTCATTTGCTCGCTCCATTTTAAAGCAACTCGCTCATGAGATTGGCTATGGCCAAAACGTTCAACTCGGAAGCTATAAATATGAGAAGAAAAGAATTATCAACGAATTGATGGATGAGTTTTTTTCCACGCGACCTATTGAAGATTTTTTAAAAATAAAAGTTATGGATTATGAGTTTATTGATCTTGTATACGATATGTGGGAAGAGATGGAGAAGAAGGGTTTGACGGCCGACGAAATAAAGAAGATTAATTGGGGCGATGCGTCAAACGAAGAGTCCACACTTATCCAAGAAGTGCTTATATTTATTTTCAATAATTGTGAGACTCGTTTAGATGGATTAAAGCGAGCGGACAACAAAATCACAATGGGTGATTTAATCCGAAAGCTTAAGCTGCTTACAAACAGCGGAGATAGAATGAAGCAGCTTTCTAAGGATCATTTTATATTTGTTGATGAGTTTCAGGATAGTGATTCTGTGCAAATTGAACTATTAGCCAGTTTACAAACCTATCTGCAGTACCGATTGTTTGTAGTAGGGGATGTGAAGCAGGCCATCTATCGGTTTCGCGGCGCCGATTACAAGTCATTCCAGGAACTGCAGAATGCAACTGCGGGTGCTGCATACGAAAAGACCGAATTACAGCTTAACTACCGAAGCTCGGCTTCTCTTTTAGATAAAATGCATCAATTGTTTGAACGCTGGCATAAGGAAGGTTGGCTCACCTACGAAAAAACTGATCGTTTACAAAGTAATAAACCGGCGCAGTTTCCGAATAATGATTGGCATGTGTCAATAGATTATAAGAACGATTTTGAAAAAGCCTTAGCCACGCTGCCGGATAAAAAGGATAAGATCGCATTTATCGTCCGAACAAATCGTCAAGCCAAGAAAATTAAAGAATACTGTGTATCCAAAAACATTCCGACATCTGAAAATTTAGATGGTACGTTCTTTACTAGTCCGTCTGTACTCCATTTAAAGACTTTGATTGATGGACTATTGTATTCGCATGAGCCGAAGTTTTTATTAAACGCTCTACAAACACCCTATTTTGGATATGTTGTGCCGCAACACGTGCTTATACCTTTTGGTGGCCATAAGGAGCGTATTACGTCATTTATTCATGAACGTACCAAGAACGAGTTGAAACAGTATGTGCGGCTATTACGTACGCTATCGCCAATGACGGTCATTCAAAAAATAATTTATGATAAAAAGCTGTTTGCGCGTTTACCTCTGTATTTAGAACAGCAATCTCTTCATATAAACAAAGAAACTGCCCCTTCAAAGGAAGAGATTGAGCTTGCTGTACTGCGGTATATAAAAAATTTGCAGCATCTGATGGTATTAATAGAGAGGAATTTTTCATCCCAACATGTGACACTTCAGATCTTGCGTGATTGGCTGGGGCTTCAAATTAAAACGAACCGCACTGAAAATGAACCGTTGCTGGAGCAGGACAAAGCCCAGGTAGAAATAACAACAGTCCACCGTTCAAAGGGACTTGAATATCATACGGTATTTTTGCCCATTACCGATACACCGTTTAATGTGGTTGAGCAGAAGTACTTCTTGGAGGAGGCTTCTGAGCAAACGCAAAAAAGAGCAAACCGTAGATTTGGCTGGAAGATTACCTGGGATAAAAAGCAACCTGATAAACCACATATCAATAGTCATTTCGAGGATTTAAAAGAGTACGAAGACAAAGAACAACTTAAGGAAGAGACGCGATTACTTTATGTTGCACTCACAAGAGCAATGCAGCGAGTGTACATTACGATGCCAAGTCGTAAAAAGTTCTCCAATGAAAGTTGGGCTTATATCTTAAAAAGCGGTGGATTGGAGGCGTTCCAATGA
- a CDS encoding HNH endonuclease, whose product MEATHEGILKKFDALKGKLIIGKAGIKGINSKKRLPADEYVPEAHIIHNLVRGFYKPADKPYILSYQATESSENYGKQIVWSDETQSEFLRIEMAPPDKENDHSKKSDIVAARYNLEKKIPLGILHKIKKGHNRILGLGIITSERDDGVFIVEPFSYKGILHPLDELKRLIKDEEINTSFVAEVVQRRGQAIFKKKLFEDSAECAICRMDEPTLLIASHIKPWKYSSNFERLDKYNGLLLCPNHDKLFDQGLITFTDDGNVVISSLLTTKTKETFGLTESLFIYLDEGHKKYLSWHRENCFKN is encoded by the coding sequence TTGGAAGCAACTCATGAAGGAATTTTAAAAAAATTTGATGCTCTAAAGGGCAAATTAATTATTGGCAAAGCAGGTATTAAAGGTATTAATTCTAAAAAACGGCTTCCAGCAGATGAATATGTTCCTGAAGCTCATATTATCCATAATTTGGTGAGGGGGTTTTATAAACCTGCTGACAAGCCGTATATATTATCCTATCAGGCCACAGAATCCAGCGAAAACTACGGTAAGCAAATAGTTTGGAGCGATGAAACCCAATCTGAATTTTTACGTATTGAAATGGCTCCTCCGGATAAAGAAAACGATCATAGCAAAAAAAGCGATATAGTAGCTGCACGCTATAACCTTGAAAAGAAAATTCCTCTCGGCATACTACATAAAATAAAAAAAGGACATAATCGCATACTTGGCCTTGGCATTATCACATCAGAACGTGACGACGGAGTCTTTATAGTTGAACCCTTTTCTTATAAAGGTATACTCCATCCACTTGATGAATTGAAAAGATTGATAAAAGATGAGGAAATTAATACAAGTTTTGTGGCTGAAGTAGTTCAAAGGCGAGGTCAGGCGATCTTTAAAAAGAAGTTATTTGAGGATTCCGCAGAATGTGCTATCTGCAGAATGGATGAACCAACATTGTTAATTGCTAGCCATATTAAACCTTGGAAGTATAGCTCTAATTTTGAAAGACTTGATAAATATAATGGGTTATTGTTATGTCCTAATCATGATAAACTATTTGATCAAGGCCTTATAACCTTTACTGATGATGGGAATGTCGTCATTTCAAGTCTTCTGACAACAAAAACAAAAGAAACGTTTGGACTAACTGAAAGTTTGTTTATTTATTTAGATGAAGGTCATAAAAAATACTTGTCGTGGCATAGAGAAAATTGCTTTAAAAATTAA
- a CDS encoding A/G-specific adenine glycosylase, with amino-acid sequence MSEDYFFWRELLAWYAENGRHHFPWRNTKDPYRILLAEFLLQQTHVRKVEDVYEQLLFNYPNLSDLSKANIVTLEGIIAPIGLKYRAARLIKTAEIICSQYNGKVPNDYNELRKLPGIGDYIANAVLCYAFDQPVVPIDTNVIRLFTRYFGYTSKNRRPRMDKELASKIRAHFEGMGSTRTANLAVLDLAGLICTAKKPHSTECPLSRYCLDLSSRVT; translated from the coding sequence ATGAGTGAAGATTACTTCTTTTGGAGGGAGCTGCTAGCATGGTATGCCGAGAATGGGCGGCATCACTTTCCTTGGCGGAATACTAAAGATCCTTACCGAATTTTATTGGCAGAGTTTCTGCTTCAGCAAACCCACGTACGTAAAGTAGAGGATGTATATGAGCAGCTACTGTTCAATTACCCTAATTTAAGCGATTTATCAAAGGCGAATATTGTAACATTAGAAGGAATTATTGCTCCTATTGGGTTAAAGTACCGTGCAGCAAGATTAATAAAAACAGCTGAGATTATTTGCAGTCAATATAATGGTAAAGTTCCAAATGATTATAATGAGTTAAGAAAGCTTCCTGGAATTGGTGATTATATTGCAAATGCTGTACTATGTTATGCTTTTGATCAACCGGTTGTTCCAATTGATACGAATGTTATTCGGCTCTTTACTAGGTATTTCGGTTATACATCAAAGAATCGTAGGCCTCGAATGGACAAAGAGTTAGCATCTAAAATTAGAGCTCACTTTGAGGGGATGGGCAGCACACGAACGGCTAATTTAGCAGTACTTGATCTTGCAGGATTGATATGTACTGCTAAAAAACCACACTCAACAGAATGCCCATTATCTAGGTACTGTTTGGATTTGTCTTCACGGGTAACCTGA
- a CDS encoding AIPR family protein: protein MLENKQRSEFLKEFLEEIEERAAKTGVYLVPFLEKMLLFMERDVEPDILIPPYIDTNKKIAINAYSFDESQRVLDLYVANYSFDQNEHDLLSINMTMLTDLANQAKRFVTNAKTLAQTIDHSLQARELAVLITENFSVIDEVNIFVLTNMFYSTNKPIEISIPGIETVIVQVWDIDRILQMILSEQGIQTIHIDFESELGQTFEMMYIPNTKHERTHNYFSCYVGFIPAELLAKAYDRWGSKLVERNVRSFLQSKGGTNKGILKTLKDPNERRMFVSYNNGISSVARAGDIEKISEDINLFRINGLTGWQIVNGGQTTASIHQAYKNEVDLTDVYVQAKLTILHIEADQEKDQQLLEDEMVSNISKYANTQNKINNSDLLANSRFMSDLEKFSRDTWIPATDGRRAESKWYFERARGQYAVDLNRRKRGKEQNEFKKQYPSDKVITKVDLAKHYMSCEGFPHVSSKGGEEAFKRFMEQNKQYWKYDKDENDEIIPLSEVTLKVYQKLIARTIINFHVTNIVESMRLQGYRANVIYYTVAMLHHIYGNKIELLEVWDRQALSDKWDEVIRIIADKALFFLRDSAGDRNVTQWAKQEACWVQFKDEYTKHLSNII, encoded by the coding sequence ATGCTAGAGAATAAACAAAGAAGTGAATTCCTGAAGGAATTTCTTGAAGAGATAGAAGAGAGGGCAGCAAAAACAGGCGTTTATCTGGTCCCTTTTTTAGAAAAGATGCTGTTGTTTATGGAACGAGATGTCGAACCTGATATTTTAATTCCTCCATATATAGATACAAATAAAAAAATTGCGATCAACGCGTATTCGTTTGATGAGAGCCAGCGTGTTCTTGATTTGTACGTTGCAAATTATAGCTTTGACCAAAATGAGCACGATTTACTTTCAATAAATATGACAATGCTGACCGATTTGGCCAACCAGGCTAAACGATTTGTTACGAATGCTAAAACATTAGCTCAAACAATCGATCATTCCCTTCAAGCCCGAGAACTGGCTGTACTTATAACAGAAAACTTTAGTGTTATTGATGAGGTGAATATATTTGTATTAACTAACATGTTTTATAGTACCAATAAACCTATTGAGATATCGATTCCTGGAATCGAAACAGTAATTGTTCAGGTTTGGGATATTGATCGCATTCTTCAAATGATATTGTCCGAGCAAGGAATTCAAACAATTCATATTGACTTTGAAAGTGAATTAGGACAGACATTTGAAATGATGTATATTCCAAATACTAAACATGAGAGAACCCATAATTACTTTTCGTGTTATGTCGGCTTTATACCTGCTGAGTTACTCGCGAAAGCTTATGATCGATGGGGTTCTAAACTCGTTGAGCGGAATGTTAGATCCTTTCTGCAATCTAAAGGCGGCACCAATAAAGGGATCTTAAAAACACTAAAAGATCCGAATGAGAGAAGAATGTTTGTGAGTTACAATAATGGTATCTCAAGTGTAGCTCGTGCGGGGGACATCGAGAAAATAAGTGAAGATATTAATCTTTTCCGAATTAACGGGTTGACAGGTTGGCAAATTGTTAATGGTGGTCAGACCACTGCATCCATTCATCAGGCTTATAAGAATGAAGTGGATTTAACGGATGTGTATGTTCAGGCCAAATTAACAATCCTTCATATTGAAGCAGATCAAGAAAAAGACCAGCAGCTTCTAGAAGATGAGATGGTATCTAATATCTCAAAGTATGCTAATACGCAGAATAAAATAAACAACTCTGATTTACTTGCCAACTCCAGGTTTATGTCTGACTTAGAGAAGTTTTCTAGGGACACATGGATACCAGCTACTGATGGACGTAGAGCAGAGAGCAAGTGGTACTTTGAACGTGCGAGAGGTCAATATGCAGTTGATTTAAATAGACGCAAGCGTGGTAAAGAACAGAATGAATTTAAAAAGCAGTACCCAAGTGATAAGGTGATTACAAAAGTTGATTTAGCTAAACATTATATGTCATGTGAAGGATTTCCCCATGTTTCAAGCAAAGGTGGAGAAGAAGCCTTTAAGCGGTTTATGGAGCAAAATAAGCAGTATTGGAAGTACGATAAGGATGAAAATGATGAAATCATTCCATTAAGTGAAGTTACTCTCAAAGTATATCAGAAACTAATAGCAAGGACGATTATTAATTTTCATGTTACTAATATTGTGGAATCCATGCGACTTCAAGGGTATAGAGCAAATGTAATTTATTATACTGTGGCTATGCTTCATCATATATACGGAAACAAGATTGAGCTTTTAGAAGTATGGGATAGGCAAGCACTATCTGATAAGTGGGACGAAGTAATACGGATTATTGCGGATAAAGCATTATTCTTCCTTCGTGATTCTGCGGGGGATCGAAATGTAACACAATGGGCTAAACAGGAAGCGTGCTGGGTCCAGTTCAAAGACGAATATACGAAGCACCTGAGTAATATTATCTGA
- a CDS encoding PD-(D/E)XK motif protein: protein MLNLKLEYEQMINEIKDQSQQEVYKLRVLTAENPIIFAGVDTASMTRQLYIDLGFESWETDQVKALPKWRGLSIQIEYYEKLALLRGHYFLVLRQEAECGTEIFEVVLQNVVDHLLLREQNESIFSVIYKVLDRWRVFFQKGGYRKLTEEQQRGLFGELWYIDDWLNRFPTSPPLIIEQWEGPTSGRIDFKHSKRGVEIKTAINKLNKTIKISNENQLRLTNAVTSIYLYVCFIELSKTHGISLYSLVNKVRKKIESRSDRMLLKFNDLLEDLRFKEDDYTDDFFFVDKVEAYEAAANFPRILQEDLPKGISHVSYCIDLTHCTDFEREVDEVFDL, encoded by the coding sequence ATGCTGAATCTTAAATTAGAATATGAGCAGATGATTAATGAAATAAAAGACCAATCTCAGCAAGAAGTATACAAATTGAGGGTCCTAACGGCTGAAAATCCTATAATTTTTGCAGGCGTAGATACTGCAAGTATGACTAGGCAGCTGTATATTGATTTGGGTTTCGAATCTTGGGAGACTGATCAGGTTAAGGCACTGCCAAAATGGCGAGGTTTATCTATCCAAATTGAGTATTATGAAAAGTTGGCTTTATTGAGGGGGCATTACTTTCTTGTTTTGAGGCAAGAGGCAGAATGTGGTACAGAGATATTTGAAGTTGTACTGCAGAATGTCGTGGATCATTTGCTGTTAAGGGAACAGAATGAATCGATATTTTCGGTAATATACAAAGTGTTGGACAGATGGCGCGTATTTTTTCAAAAAGGTGGATACCGCAAACTAACCGAAGAACAGCAACGGGGGCTTTTTGGCGAATTGTGGTATATTGATGACTGGCTTAACCGGTTTCCAACTTCTCCGCCACTTATAATTGAACAATGGGAAGGTCCAACTAGTGGTCGAATTGACTTTAAGCATTCTAAACGCGGTGTAGAGATTAAGACGGCAATAAATAAGTTAAATAAGACAATTAAAATTTCAAACGAAAATCAGTTAAGGCTGACCAATGCAGTTACTAGTATATATCTTTATGTTTGCTTTATAGAACTAAGCAAAACTCATGGTATTTCATTATACTCGCTTGTTAACAAAGTTCGAAAAAAAATTGAAAGCCGCTCTGACCGTATGTTATTAAAGTTTAACGACCTTCTTGAGGATTTAAGGTTTAAAGAAGATGATTATACGGATGATTTCTTTTTTGTAGATAAAGTAGAGGCATATGAAGCCGCGGCGAATTTCCCAAGAATATTACAGGAAGATCTCCCCAAGGGAATATCCCATGTTAGTTACTGTATAGACCTTACACATTGTACTGATTTTGAAAGAGAAGTAGATGAGGTATTTGATTTGTGA
- a CDS encoding Z1 domain-containing protein, which yields MNEAKKLFEHTFATNYMNLKSALPSHEKAAEQALEFAKLVIQGQNIGERLVEQWSLEMYMKFNVGFDIIKTTVLRSEEEEEWYSPKLLLRAFFWTRYRDYLIRVKNWDPEAVDSIDDSTNEIMRSLGNPEDIYPFDKRGLVLGYVQSGKTANFTGLINKAYDIGYKLVIVLSGVHNDLRAQTQLRLDEEVIGSRIDKTGKPVGVAQIYANTPNHIISSWTTVERDISSEPSGIFNLNQRTLMVVKKNSIVLESLKNQLEYQKKLFSLDIPVLIIDDEADQASVDTSKDEDPKTINKLIRQILEIFDRRCYVGYTATPFANLLISAEAKTEDEGKDLYPKDFLVGLPKPKEYCGPEEFFNIEEEADDPRPSLIRPLRDEDIEVFTGIKTKGDADKFEEVPPQMEESILAFLLTIAVRNLRGQRNKHNSMLIHTSRFKDVQSSVKDGVDKVFNEIITQIRYNENSTIVNVLKELYEEDIIPTSRAWPGDIQEFSWEEVYQELKESSNKVRVFEINGNSKDALYYHQYKEDGLNVIAVGGDKLSRGLTLEGLSITYYFRNTLMYDTLMQMGRWFGYRKGYMDLCRIYTTAEIASNFEHLAIAMIELRREFDRLAKEKKTPLEYAVKMLSHPTMTLTSPLKMRNASITNVIYRLTLQQTRIYENKESFFSHNMKVTENLINKLSSDFKKIRIGSGKTGYYIAQKVGVDKVLTFLSEYKTSQGADKVDSIKIVNYIQQVSDIGELLYWTVAVVEGDPSDKSGLEKFPVRLGTLEIGSAVVRGVKAEEYTNQGQAKIDIRAIVASRQEFIDLNQVEIKNMKDKQEIRKLRPKENGMLLIYPLHPKVNVFDDLGFSFSESMVPIGIGISFPDSDLDDSKIYEVNKTIK from the coding sequence ATGAATGAAGCGAAGAAGTTATTTGAACACACCTTTGCGACTAATTATATGAATTTGAAATCTGCTTTGCCCAGCCATGAGAAAGCAGCTGAGCAGGCACTAGAATTTGCGAAGCTGGTTATCCAAGGTCAAAACATAGGAGAAAGATTGGTTGAGCAGTGGTCGTTAGAAATGTATATGAAGTTTAATGTTGGTTTTGACATCATAAAAACAACTGTATTACGTTCAGAAGAAGAGGAGGAATGGTACAGCCCTAAATTACTCTTGCGAGCTTTTTTTTGGACCCGCTACAGAGATTATTTAATCAGAGTCAAGAATTGGGATCCAGAAGCCGTTGACTCCATAGATGATTCAACAAATGAAATTATGAGATCCTTGGGTAACCCTGAGGATATTTATCCTTTTGACAAGCGCGGGCTTGTTTTGGGATATGTGCAATCAGGGAAAACTGCCAACTTTACAGGGTTAATCAATAAAGCATACGATATTGGGTATAAGTTGGTGATTGTACTATCAGGGGTACACAATGATCTTCGAGCTCAGACACAGCTCAGATTAGATGAAGAAGTAATTGGCAGCAGAATCGATAAGACTGGAAAACCTGTCGGAGTTGCCCAAATCTATGCAAATACACCGAATCATATTATTTCTTCTTGGACTACTGTAGAACGTGACATCTCTTCTGAACCAAGCGGCATTTTTAATTTGAATCAAAGGACTCTTATGGTTGTTAAAAAGAATAGTATTGTTCTGGAGTCACTAAAAAATCAGCTCGAATACCAAAAGAAGTTATTTAGTTTAGATATTCCAGTTTTAATCATTGATGATGAAGCCGATCAAGCATCTGTTGATACTTCCAAAGATGAAGATCCAAAAACGATTAATAAGTTAATACGGCAGATCTTGGAGATTTTTGACAGGAGATGTTATGTGGGTTATACAGCAACGCCCTTTGCAAATTTATTAATTAGTGCTGAGGCCAAAACGGAAGATGAAGGTAAGGATCTTTATCCAAAGGATTTTCTTGTTGGGCTGCCCAAGCCTAAGGAATACTGTGGTCCAGAGGAATTCTTTAATATTGAAGAAGAAGCTGACGATCCACGTCCAAGTTTAATTCGTCCTTTAAGGGATGAGGATATAGAAGTCTTTACTGGAATTAAAACAAAAGGTGATGCTGATAAATTTGAAGAGGTTCCTCCCCAGATGGAGGAATCGATATTGGCATTTCTTTTAACAATCGCTGTACGAAATCTGCGAGGCCAGAGGAACAAACATAATTCAATGCTTATTCATACCTCACGTTTTAAAGATGTTCAGTCAAGTGTAAAAGACGGCGTTGATAAAGTATTCAACGAAATTATTACGCAAATTCGATATAACGAAAATAGTACGATTGTAAACGTACTTAAAGAGCTTTATGAGGAAGATATAATTCCAACAAGCAGAGCATGGCCTGGTGACATCCAAGAATTCAGCTGGGAAGAGGTTTATCAGGAGCTTAAGGAAAGTTCTAACAAAGTCCGCGTTTTTGAAATTAATGGTAACAGTAAAGATGCATTATACTATCACCAATATAAAGAGGACGGTTTAAATGTAATCGCAGTTGGTGGAGATAAGTTATCACGTGGACTTACGCTTGAGGGACTCAGCATAACCTACTATTTTAGGAATACGTTAATGTACGATACCTTAATGCAAATGGGACGCTGGTTTGGTTATCGAAAAGGATATATGGACTTGTGCAGAATTTACACTACCGCAGAGATTGCTTCAAATTTTGAACATCTTGCCATTGCTATGATTGAACTGCGAAGAGAATTTGACAGGCTAGCAAAAGAAAAAAAGACACCATTGGAATACGCAGTAAAAATGCTAAGTCATCCAACCATGACCTTAACAAGTCCGTTAAAAATGAGAAATGCTTCTATAACAAATGTCATTTATAGGCTGACCCTGCAGCAAACTCGTATATATGAGAACAAGGAATCTTTTTTTTCTCACAATATGAAAGTGACAGAGAATTTAATTAATAAATTATCCTCCGATTTCAAAAAGATACGTATAGGCTCAGGGAAAACGGGCTACTACATAGCTCAGAAAGTTGGTGTCGATAAAGTATTAACATTCTTATCTGAATATAAAACTAGTCAGGGTGCAGATAAAGTCGATAGTATCAAGATTGTAAATTATATTCAGCAAGTTAGTGATATTGGAGAGCTCTTGTATTGGACTGTAGCAGTAGTTGAAGGAGATCCAAGTGATAAAAGTGGTCTTGAAAAGTTTCCAGTACGTCTTGGAACATTAGAGATTGGTTCAGCTGTAGTTCGTGGTGTTAAGGCGGAAGAGTATACCAATCAAGGACAGGCTAAAATTGATATCCGGGCTATAGTTGCTTCGCGGCAGGAATTTATTGATCTCAATCAAGTTGAAATAAAGAATATGAAAGACAAGCAAGAGATTAGAAAACTGAGACCAAAAGAAAATGGAATGCTTCTTATTTACCCGCTTCACCCTAAAGTAAATGTATTTGATGACCTAGGATTTTCCTTTAGTGAGAGCATGGTACCGATTGGAATTGGAATTTCCTTTCCTGACTCAGATTTAGATGATTCTAAGATTTATGAAGTAAACAAAACTATTAAGTAA